The following coding sequences lie in one Leptospira inadai serovar Lyme str. 10 genomic window:
- a CDS encoding alpha/beta fold hydrolase, whose protein sequence is MITYLPGIWRSSSRIRPFFFQMNLFKQAPSILVPVYFFTGKYDYYNPEEILAKYVDVLEAPKKTFYSFDCCAHAPHFEAIVDFAERMKRVKLDTFKK, encoded by the coding sequence ATGATAACGTATCTTCCGGGAATATGGAGATCTTCGTCCAGAATTCGTCCGTTTTTTTTTCAAATGAATCTGTTTAAGCAGGCTCCTTCTATCCTGGTGCCCGTTTATTTTTTTACCGGAAAATATGATTATTATAATCCGGAAGAGATTCTTGCGAAATACGTAGACGTCCTCGAGGCACCTAAGAAAACTTTCTACTCGTTTGATTGTTGTGCGCACGCGCCTCATTTCGAGGCCATTGTCGATTTTGCCGAACGGATGAAGCGTGTTAAACTCGATACGTTTAAAAAATAA
- a CDS encoding Crp/Fnr family transcriptional regulator, whose amino-acid sequence MLEKIKSDFPFFEKHWDEYEHMFKEEIIPAKKLLLSQGEIAKYVYFLDQGCLRLGFNDNNKEITFQFFFECQTVTSMESFKSSSPSPFFLESVEPSRLFSLRREDALMLYNKHEEFKDYLIDFLLSRVTNYIRLFLSRIKDTPEERYLDLIRNHPEIVKRIPQHYIASYLGITPVSLSRIRNRIWSERP is encoded by the coding sequence ATGTTAGAAAAAATAAAATCGGATTTTCCCTTCTTCGAAAAACATTGGGACGAGTATGAACATATGTTCAAAGAAGAAATTATTCCCGCAAAAAAATTACTCCTGAGCCAAGGAGAGATAGCGAAGTACGTGTATTTCCTGGATCAAGGATGCCTCCGCTTGGGGTTTAACGATAATAATAAGGAAATTACGTTTCAATTTTTCTTCGAATGCCAAACCGTTACCTCGATGGAAAGCTTCAAATCCTCTTCTCCTAGTCCATTTTTTCTGGAAAGCGTCGAACCTTCCCGACTATTTTCGTTACGTCGAGAGGATGCATTAATGTTATATAATAAACACGAAGAATTTAAAGATTATCTAATAGATTTTCTTTTATCGAGAGTCACTAATTACATCCGATTATTTCTATCAAGAATCAAAGACACGCCGGAAGAACGATATTTAGATCTAATAAGAAACCATCCCGAAATTGTGAAGCGAATACCTCAGCATTATATAGCCTCCTATTTAGGAATCACGCCCGTCTCGCTAAGCAGAATACGCAATCGAATCTGGTCCGAACGTCCTTAA
- a CDS encoding enoyl-CoA hydratase/isomerase family protein, with amino-acid sequence MNYFREKIELKNGCAEFIKIQTNEQNSLTRTNLIELEEILKEIQADESIRAAVLTSDNEKFFSNGVDAENILNTPRVKLTEEMGQIVLSFGQMLRFDKPLLAEVTGYAMGGGAVMTLACDFRYMLEGKGRIAFTEILVGLPLPLTFIERLRETVDPRCLNEMCLLGKLYKATEAKETNLINEVASTRIDLRKIVIKKLEEVMGIAPSAYRRTKQAMNKAVLSRFEENLTFTKKSLEDPIVVSNLLEAMTALKEKRRPKLV; translated from the coding sequence ATGAATTATTTTCGCGAAAAGATCGAACTTAAAAATGGTTGTGCCGAATTCATTAAAATCCAAACGAACGAACAAAATTCCCTGACAAGAACCAATTTAATTGAATTAGAAGAAATTCTTAAAGAGATCCAAGCCGATGAAAGCATTCGGGCAGCGGTCTTGACATCCGATAACGAAAAATTTTTTTCCAACGGCGTGGACGCCGAAAATATTCTGAACACTCCCAGAGTAAAGCTTACGGAGGAGATGGGACAAATTGTACTTTCCTTCGGTCAGATGCTTCGATTCGATAAGCCTCTTCTTGCGGAAGTTACCGGTTATGCGATGGGAGGAGGAGCCGTCATGACCTTGGCCTGCGATTTTAGATACATGTTGGAAGGCAAGGGACGAATCGCCTTTACGGAAATACTTGTAGGCTTACCGTTGCCTTTAACTTTCATCGAGAGACTTCGGGAAACGGTCGATCCTCGTTGCTTAAACGAAATGTGCCTTTTAGGAAAATTATATAAGGCTACGGAAGCTAAGGAAACAAATCTAATTAACGAAGTTGCAAGTACTCGTATCGACCTGAGGAAAATCGTTATAAAAAAATTGGAAGAAGTTATGGGAATTGCTCCGAGCGCATATCGAAGAACTAAACAGGCCATGAATAAAGCCGTATTAAGTCGCTTCGAGGAAAATCTAACGTTTACGAAAAAAAGCCTGGAAGATCCTATAGTCGTTTCCAATTTACTGGAGGCAATGACCGCGCTCAAAGAGAAAAGACGACCAAAACTCGTATGA
- a CDS encoding heavy metal-binding domain-containing protein, whose product MEVSRLKETPEYEFFCPKHEQIVQSYPGRCPICSLILIRREKSEKFDSASFGFPKHLGKSEVLQVPLIPLS is encoded by the coding sequence ATGGAAGTTTCTCGCCTGAAGGAGACGCCGGAATATGAATTTTTTTGTCCGAAGCACGAGCAAATCGTCCAGAGTTATCCTGGGCGATGTCCTATTTGTAGCCTAATTTTAATTAGGCGGGAAAAATCCGAAAAGTTCGATTCCGCTTCCTTCGGATTCCCGAAGCATCTTGGCAAAAGCGAAGTATTGCAAGTCCCCTTAATCCCACTTTCGTGA
- a CDS encoding alpha/beta hydrolase → MSIILILKNFRKRMMAEKIKSEIVAWIMSSIGSNPSSEYAMKDSRMFFYRSMIVRSICTIFLSATALGCLPAACNAVADSKQNSAEISELEKIQIGGVDQWLFSQGKDRNNPVLLILHGGPGAGSIGFARYLYTELEKQFIVVNWDQRGAGKSYSLFMSDVTPETYLSDTREVISFLKRKFNVPKIYLMGHSWGGYLGAIIANRYPEDLFAYIGIGPVVNGEQSVAISYKFVLENGRKNPEVSDKVKDLTQEEYLKNRRFWLNQFGVGMFRDTQRYDEDRFLRGLMENSPDSI, encoded by the coding sequence ATGTCGATAATCTTGATTCTAAAAAATTTTCGTAAACGTATGATGGCGGAGAAAATAAAATCCGAAATAGTTGCTTGGATCATGTCATCTATCGGATCGAATCCTTCATCCGAATATGCAATGAAAGATTCTAGAATGTTTTTTTATCGTAGCATGATCGTTCGTTCGATTTGCACTATCTTTCTTTCGGCTACGGCATTGGGTTGCTTACCGGCGGCCTGTAATGCTGTGGCGGATTCTAAGCAGAATAGTGCCGAAATTTCGGAGCTAGAGAAAATTCAAATCGGGGGTGTAGATCAATGGTTGTTTTCTCAGGGCAAGGATCGAAATAATCCCGTCCTTTTGATTCTTCACGGGGGACCCGGTGCAGGTTCGATCGGATTCGCTCGTTATCTTTATACTGAATTGGAAAAGCAATTTATCGTCGTAAATTGGGATCAGAGAGGAGCGGGAAAATCTTATTCCTTGTTCATGTCCGATGTCACACCCGAAACGTATCTCTCCGATACGAGGGAGGTCATCTCGTTTCTGAAACGAAAATTTAATGTTCCTAAAATCTATCTAATGGGACATTCCTGGGGAGGTTATTTGGGGGCAATAATCGCTAACCGTTATCCGGAGGATTTATTCGCATATATCGGAATCGGACCGGTCGTGAACGGCGAGCAAAGTGTCGCGATCTCCTATAAGTTCGTCCTTGAGAACGGAAGAAAGAACCCTGAAGTATCGGACAAGGTAAAAGATTTAACGCAAGAGGAATATTTAAAAAACCGCAGATTTTGGCTGAATCAGTTCGGAGTAGGAATGTTTCGCGATACCCAACGATACGATGAGGATAGATTCCTCCGGGGCCTGATGGAGAACTCTCCGGATTCGATATGA
- a CDS encoding FecR family protein — protein MKKISVLIIVSCITFSTCDCGKGKIESPNGVINFLSGTVNIQRGEQIMKPVVSQEIKAGDILITGDRSVVMIVFGENSSVLEIQSNSRFNFSDIKSEKVFFQEKGSSWISTNKLLKGEAVTLQTPTVTAGVRGTKFYTGIHDDMTFICHCEGKVESENRLSHFKKVNDGDYLSVTKGDKTIYLTPKDLQKSNIPYDHDHSELENSPLGNRNTMSPEDVKKVVELVKKKLASN, from the coding sequence ATGAAGAAAATATCAGTTCTTATAATAGTATCATGCATCACATTCTCAACCTGCGATTGCGGAAAAGGGAAAATAGAGAGTCCCAATGGCGTGATTAACTTTCTTTCCGGCACCGTGAATATACAGAGAGGTGAGCAGATTATGAAACCTGTCGTCTCTCAAGAAATTAAGGCCGGAGATATACTGATTACGGGAGATAGATCGGTTGTGATGATCGTTTTCGGAGAAAATTCATCCGTGCTGGAAATTCAGTCGAACTCTCGATTCAATTTTAGCGATATCAAGAGCGAGAAAGTTTTCTTTCAGGAAAAGGGAAGTTCCTGGATTTCGACAAATAAACTTTTGAAAGGAGAAGCAGTGACATTGCAAACGCCTACCGTAACTGCAGGCGTGAGAGGAACTAAATTTTATACGGGCATCCATGACGATATGACGTTTATCTGTCATTGTGAAGGGAAGGTCGAGTCGGAAAATAGACTGAGTCATTTTAAGAAAGTCAATGACGGCGACTACCTATCGGTGACAAAGGGCGATAAGACGATTTATTTAACCCCGAAAGATTTACAAAAATCAAACATACCGTACGATCATGATCATAGCGAGTTGGAGAATTCGCCGCTGGGTAATCGGAATACGATGAGTCCTGAGGACGTGAAGAAAGTGGTCGAACTGGTTAAGAAAAAACTGGCGTCGAATTAA